One stretch of Mangifera indica cultivar Alphonso chromosome 9, CATAS_Mindica_2.1, whole genome shotgun sequence DNA includes these proteins:
- the LOC123224860 gene encoding probable calcium-binding protein CML36: protein MKQIIRKLSSNGFFLRKKKDKVTRSHPCSFSSSSSSDSSTSNHHRKPSSAPDDTSTPTSVLPQRSGDWSDISADIQWEIVQAFKLLDRDNDGLVSRTELKSLLIRLGAEPPTQEEVSLMLNEVDSEGVGCISLDALMNRVVGSAYEPALETELRETFDFFDTDHDGKITAEELLQVFTELGDQRCTLDDCRHMIALVSKKENGFVCFDDFSKMMELQRRS from the coding sequence ATGAAGCAAATCATCCGCAAACTCAGCTCTAATGGTTTCTTcttaaggaagaaaaaagacaaagtCACTCGTTCCCACCCATGTTCTTTTAGTTCCTCCTCTTCTTCGGATTCTTCCACTTCTAATCATCATCGTAAACCCAGCTCCGCCCCTGATGATACCTCCACCCCCACCAGCGTTTTACCCCAAAGATCTGGCGATTGGTCTGATATTTCGGCCGATATTCAGTGGGAGATTGTCCAGGCGTTCAAGTTACTCGACAGGGATAACGATGGCCTGGTCTCAAGAACCGAGCTGAAGTCTCTCTTGATCCGGCTGGGAGCTGAGCCACCCACTCAAGAAGAGGTGTCTTTGATGCTCAACGAGGTGGATTCTGAAGGTGTTGGTTGTATAAGCTTGGATGCGCTGATGAACAGGGTGGTTGGCTCGGCTTATGAGCCGGCTCTTGAAACGGAGCTGAGAGAGACGTTTGATTTTTTTGACACGGATCATGATGGGAAAATAACGGCTGAGGAGTTGTTGCAGGTGTTTACGGAATTGGGGGACCAGCGTTGCACGTTAGACGATTGCCGGCACATGATAGCGTTGGTGAGTAAAAAAGAGAACGGTTTTGTGTGCTTCGACGACTTCTCTAAGATGATGGAGTTGCAGAGGCGATCATGA